The genomic DNA CGAGTCGGTTGCGGCGACGATTCAGAAAATAACGGCCGCCTACGAAAAGCTCAAAGACGAAGTTTTCGGCAAGCTCTTTTCGCAATATGTGATCGAGGAAAATGCGACCGGCGATCTCCTCACGGTTCGGGCCGCGTTGCGGGTTATCGAGGCGTGGGCCGCGGCCGCGTTCGCCAGTAAATCGAAAAAGTGGTACAGCTTTAAGGTCCCGCACGCCCTCGATTACCAAAATCTTGTTCATCTTATTCATCCCAAGCCGCAATTGCACAACATAATGCGCGGCGGCGAAGACATCCTTCGCAAGCGCGACGGTTTTAAGCTGACCGACGATCGCGGCACGATGCGCGACGCTCTCTACGAGATCGACTACTGCATGATCTGTCACGAGCGTGAAAAGGACGCGTGCCGAACTGGACTTCACGAAAAGGACGGCTCAGCGCATCGTAATCCGCTCGGCATCAAGACCGAGGGCTGTCCGCTCGACGAAAGGATCTCCGAGATGCATTTGCTCAAGAAGCAGGGCGACGCGATCGGCTCGCTTGCTCTCGTCACGATCGACAATCCGATGTGCGCCGGCACCGGCCACCGGATCTGCAACGATTGCATGAAGGGCTGCATATTCCAGAAGCAGGAACCCGTAAACATTCCACTAGCCGAGACTGCATCGCTCACTGATGTGTTGAAGCTGCCCTATGGCTTCGAGATATACAGCCTGCTCACACGCTGGAATCCGCTCAACGCTCAACGCCCGTACACATTGCCCTATAACGGCAAAAACATCATGGTCGTCGGCCTCGGGCCTGCCGGTTACACGTTATCGCATTACCTTTTGAACGAAGGTTTCGGCGTGATTGGGATCGACGGCCTCAAGATCGAACCGCTGCCGACTGAGTGGACGGGAGATCACGGCAAATCTTGCCCGAAACCGATCAAAGACATCGACGAGATCACCGAAAACCTCGATGAACGCATTTTGTCCGGTTTCGGGGGCGTTTCCGAATACGGCATTACGGTCCGCTGGGACAAGAATTTCCTAACGATGATCCAGCTCATGCTGACGCGTCGCAAGCGGTTTCGTCCGTACGGCGGAATCAGGTTTGGCGGCACGCTGACGATCGAGGACGCGTGGGACCTTGGGTTCGACCACATCGCGATCGCGACCGGAGCCGGACGGCCGACGATCGTCCCGATGAAGAATAATCTGATTCGCGGAATTCGCCAGGCATCTGATTTTTTGATGTCGCTGCAGCTAACCGGTGCCTTTAAGAAAGACACACTATCGAATCTGCAGGTTCGCTTGCCAGCGGTTGTCATTGGCGGCGGATTGACCGGTATCGACACGGCGACAGAGCTTTTTGCATATTATCCCGTTCAGGTCGAGAAAATGCTCGGCAAATACGAACATGTTGTTGCCGAGTTTGGCGAGGAAAAGGCCATGGAGGCTTTTGACGAAGAGGAGCTCCGCGTCCTGCAGGAATTCCTCGAACATGGCCGTGAGATCCGTGCCGAGCGGGCCCGGGCGGCGGCGCTTGGCGAGGAGCCGAACTTCGTCCCGTTAGTACGCAGTTGGGGCGGCGTTTCACTTGTTTATCGCAAGCGTTTGCAGGATTCGCCCGCATATCGCCTGAATCATGAAGAGGTCCAGAAAGCTCTCGAAGAAGGCATCGATTTCGTCGAATGCATGAGCCCGACCGAGGCAGTGCCCGATGAATACGGTGCGGTCAAAGCCATCATTTTTGAGCGTCTCGATTACATCGCAGAAACGGGAAAATTTGAAAACACGGCGGAAACACACGAATTTCCTGCTCGAACTGTGTGCGTCGCCGCCGGCACCAGCCCGAATGTTATATACGAAAAGGAAAAGCCCGGCACATTCAATATGGACGAATGGCGGCAGTTTTTCCAGCCGTTCAAGGTAGAAAGGGATGGCGACGGAAAACAGGATGTGGTCGAAACGCCGAAAGGCGAAGCGGGATTTTTCACATCGTACGAGCACGACGGCAAGTTCATCAGCTATTATGGCGACAACCATCCGACCTACGCTGGAAACGTCGTCAAAGCGATGGCGTCGGCAAAGCATGGCTATCCTAAGGTCGTCGAGATCTTTGCCGATGAGCTCACGGCTCAAGGGGTTCTGCCGCAAAGCGAACGAGACTCGATCTTCGATAAACTCGAAGCCACACTTGACGAGCAACTAAGGGCATATGTTGTCAAGATTGATCGGCTGACCCCGACAATCGTCGATGTCGTGGTCAAAGCTCCGCTTCAGGCCCGTAAATTTGAGCCCGGACAGTTTTACCGATTGCAGAATTTTGAAACGACCGCACCGGTCATCGACGGTAAACGTTTGATGATGGAGGGCCTGGCTCTCACCGGAGCTTGGGTCGATGAAGAAAAAGGCCTGCTCTCGATGATCGTTCTCGAAATGGGAACATCGTCTCGCCTCTGCCAGTTGCTGAAAGAAGGCGAAGAAGTACTGGTAATGGGCCCAACCGGAACTCCGACCGAGATCACGGAGAATGAGACAGTTTTGCTAGCCGGCGGCGGGCTCGGCAACGCAGTTCTGTTCTCGATCGCACGTGCACTTAGAGAGAAGAACAACAAGGTCGTTTATTTCGCCGGCTATAAGAACGGAGCAGACCTGTTCAAACGCGAGGAGATCGAGAATGCGACGGACGAGGTCGTCTGGGCGACCGACTTTGGCAACGAGATCGTGCCCGCGAGGCCACAGGACGCACATTTCCGGGGCAACATTGTCCAGGCAATGATTGCATACGCAGAAGGTCGATTGGGCACACAAGCGGTTGACTTGAAAGATGTTAACCGCATAATCGCCATCGGTTCGGACCGCATGATGAACGGTGTCCGCGAGGCCCGTCACACGACACTTAAACCGTACCTCAACGAGAATCACACCGCCATCGGCTCGATAAATTCGCCCATGCAATGCATGATGAAAGAGGTCTGTGCCCAATGCCTGCAGCGTCACGTCAACCCACACACCGGCGAAGAGTTCTTTGTTTTCTCGTGCTTCAACCAGGATCAACACCTTGATTTTGTAGATTTCAAGAACCTGAACGACCGTCTTCGGGCCAACAGTATTCAGGAAAAGTTGACAAACCTCTGGCTCGACCGGATGTTTATGAAAGATGAGTTCAAAGCGGGTGCTTGAATATTGTCATTAATAAATCGTTGAACGTGTCACTTACCTTTTGGCTTCACAAGGCGAAGCTTCCACGTTGTTTTGGATCGGCCGTCAGGGGACGTTTGTGTACCACTCAGTACGTTTCGGTTTTTTGGATCGGTTTTGCCAACGGCATCAAAGCTTGTCGCTTGAAGTTTCCCCTCAGGCAAACTCACCGCATCCGTCGAGGGCGCAGGAACTGCCGAACCGCAGCCGGTCGCATTGCGGTATGTTTCAAATTTTCCCAGCAAGACACCGCCGGGCGCTGACACGTTGATGGTATAATTGCCGTCATCATCGATCGAGATGCTAACAGGCATCGTATCTGTTCCCTGGCCTAACTGAGTGGTAGTTTCGGTAAATTCTTCGCTGAAACCCTTGAAGTACGGATTCTTTCCTGGCTCACGGCAATACAGTTCACCGGAAGTACTCGACTTTTTCTGAAATGTGAAATTGGCCCTTTGTCTAACCCGTGCGGTCATCGAATTGACATATTTAGCTCCTGATGCCGGACTAAGAATCGTCGCTTCGATGCTCGTTTGCATATTCGAGGTTTCCGTCAAGGTGCGTTTCGTATTCCGTGAGGCAGTTCGCATGGGCCCTGCATCATTCTTTTGCTTTGATTCGTTGAACGAATAGACGTATTCGACCGTTCCGACCCAATGCGGTTTGCAGCTGTCGGCAAGATATGGGCCAAGCTCTTTGACGAGTTTTTCTGCCAGTTGTTTCGGGTCCGAGCCCATTTCACGAGCCACGGTTTTGCCGGACTGCGTGTCCATCACGAAAACTGAATATGTTAATGAGCCGCCGGGACCGGGTATCGCCGTCACGGACATTACCATGCTCGAACCCATACGATCGCCAAGGTTTTTCAGGGCTTCGTTAGAATCTGTGCCCTCGAGCATCTCACCTTCACGCTCGTCCTTGATCGCATCGCGTATGTCCTGGTCGTCCATCGTTTCGACGCAGGGTTTCTCTCTTTCTAGTGCGGCCCCGATCTCATTCCTTAAGGACTGGGTCGCTCCTTCGCCGCCATTACTCGGGTTTGTCGTGTCGTGTATGACGATCGACGAGCCCTTTTGTTGGGCTTGTGATTTCGCAGAGCCCACGAGTCCTGTGATGAGGACAAGTGTCACGACGAAAAGCGTTAGAGCCCCCGATATCCCAGTCCTTAGCCTGTTCTGTCCAGCAACGCCGATTCTTAGGTCGTTTGAGCCTCTCATTGCCTTCCCCTCCGTTTCAATCATTCAAAGATCGCAAATCTACAACATAATTGTCCGTCTTCAGTGGAACCAATCAGTGACGTTCGTCACCACTGACGTTCTTCGAACACAACGCGTGGACAAGCGGCAGCGTTATCTGGTATTGAAACCCCATTTTTGCATTGCTTTTTTCAAAACACTATCCTTTGAAAAGGATGATGAAAACTCAAAAAGAACTCGCGTTCCTTCGCGACCTCTACATCGAAGACGCTTGGACGAACCGCTTTACCGAACACGTCGATAAGCATATCAAGCTCAATGGGGCCGAAAACCTTCTCTATCTGAACGCCGGAACCGGCAGCCACGCCTTTGCGATCGCCGAAAGGCACGGCGACAAGACAGACGTGTTTGCAGCGTGTGAGAACGAAGATCTACTCTCGATCGCCCGTGACAAGGCTGCGGCTATTAATTCAAACGTAGATTTTTCGACGATCAGATTTGAAGACGATGCGTTTGACGCGGTGCTTGCCGACGCTACATTTGTCCGCCCCGCAGAGCTTGCCGATTTTATCGACGATGCAGTTCGGGTTGCCAAAAATGGCGCGGATGTGGCTTTCTTTTTGCCAGCCGCGGGCAGTTATGGCGAAGTATTTTCCGTGATCTGGGAGGTACTTTTTAACGAGGAAATGACGGAGGACAATGCCGCCGTTGAACGCCTAGTCGCCGCGATCCCGACAATTTCGCGCGTCGAGGAGATCGCCGAACGTTCCGGCCTTGTAAACATCAAGACCGAAACGGCCGTCGAGATATTTGAATACGAAAATGGAGCTGAGTTTGTGGCGTCGCCGCTGGTAGAAGATTTCCTGATGCCGATCTGGCTTGAATCAATGAATGAAGAAGACCTCGCCCGCATTACGACCAAAATTCCCCAGCTAATAGACTCCGAAGAAGGCGACCTGACCTTCCGGTTCACGGTGAAAGCAACACTGGTGACAGGCGAGAAAAGCTAGCTAGCCTGTTTTACTTCGCCCCGACGACGCATTTCTTCCGCGAGAGCTTCGTCGCTCAGCTGGTTGATCTGCGGAGCAGGCGGGTTTGCGTTGATCTTTTGGGCCTCTGCCTTTTCTTCTTCCTCAGCCTCTCGCATTCCTTCTTTGAATGCCTTACGCGTCGCACCGAGCGACTTTGCTAGTTGCGGCAAACGCGTCGCGCCAAACAGTAAGAACAAAACCGCCACGATTAGTATAATTTCTGTTGTTCCGAAGTTCATATTATTATTCCTGCGTATTTGGACGCGTGCTTGACCAAATTGGCCGCTGAATTTTATAGCCGATTCACATCATACCGTTAATTTGCTTGAGATTCACGCAAAATTATTGATGCCGCGACTTAAAGCGGTCCATCGCATCGACCAATGCGGACGAAATACCCTTCTCCGAGATCGAATGGCCCGAGTCCGGGATAACGATAAATTCAGCCTCGGGAAACGCCTTATGCAGTTCCCAAGCCGAAGTGATAGGACAGACGACATCATACCTACCTTGGACGATCACCGTCGGAATATCGCGGATCTTGCCGACGTTTTCGATCAGGTAATTATCGGTCGGGAAGAAAGAGTTGTTAGTAAAATAATGGCACTCGATCCGAGCCAGGCTCAGGGCTTCATGCTCACCTTCCCAATGTTCCATCAGGTCTTTGTCCGGATACAGCTTTGACGTCGAACCTTCCCACACGCTCCATGCACGCGCTGCCGAAATGCGGGTTTTCTCGTCATCGCTCGTGAGGCGTTTGTGATAGGCAGAGAGGAAATCGCCGCGTTCCGACTCAGGGATCTCATCGCGGTAGCGTTCCCAAAAATCCGGAAATATCTCAGACGCCCCATATTGATAAAACCACTCGATCTCTTTTTTACGGGTCAAAAATATCCCGCGAAGCACAAGACCCAAACACCGGTCCGGATGGGTCTCGGCATAAGCTAGGCTCAGCGTGGATCCCCAAGATCCGCCGAAGACGCACCATTTGTCCACGCCGAATTTTTCACGCAATGATTCGATATCCTTGATCAGGTCCCACGTCGTATTCTCACGTAGTTCGGCGTGCGGCGTGGAGCGGCCCGATCCGCGTT from Acidobacteriota bacterium includes the following:
- a CDS encoding FAD-dependent oxidoreductase — translated: MTVGVNRYTAAAEFDLKLGIDGFRFSDLFDALKLKELAERFYAEVAEKEPVLHTALAKYIAARGEGFERKVESKILTDAAPFLSDFVGKLFNIDREKGELSRTILTQNPVWKFKFFVQRRAGKKYKPEQLSELNESQLCSAVTQLRNTAFNDTLIHDEELSIAEMTCRLLDAEEAFTHISSDGGEVHEADESVAATIQKITAAYEKLKDEVFGKLFSQYVIEENATGDLLTVRAALRVIEAWAAAAFASKSKKWYSFKVPHALDYQNLVHLIHPKPQLHNIMRGGEDILRKRDGFKLTDDRGTMRDALYEIDYCMICHEREKDACRTGLHEKDGSAHRNPLGIKTEGCPLDERISEMHLLKKQGDAIGSLALVTIDNPMCAGTGHRICNDCMKGCIFQKQEPVNIPLAETASLTDVLKLPYGFEIYSLLTRWNPLNAQRPYTLPYNGKNIMVVGLGPAGYTLSHYLLNEGFGVIGIDGLKIEPLPTEWTGDHGKSCPKPIKDIDEITENLDERILSGFGGVSEYGITVRWDKNFLTMIQLMLTRRKRFRPYGGIRFGGTLTIEDAWDLGFDHIAIATGAGRPTIVPMKNNLIRGIRQASDFLMSLQLTGAFKKDTLSNLQVRLPAVVIGGGLTGIDTATELFAYYPVQVEKMLGKYEHVVAEFGEEKAMEAFDEEELRVLQEFLEHGREIRAERARAAALGEEPNFVPLVRSWGGVSLVYRKRLQDSPAYRLNHEEVQKALEEGIDFVECMSPTEAVPDEYGAVKAIIFERLDYIAETGKFENTAETHEFPARTVCVAAGTSPNVIYEKEKPGTFNMDEWRQFFQPFKVERDGDGKQDVVETPKGEAGFFTSYEHDGKFISYYGDNHPTYAGNVVKAMASAKHGYPKVVEIFADELTAQGVLPQSERDSIFDKLEATLDEQLRAYVVKIDRLTPTIVDVVVKAPLQARKFEPGQFYRLQNFETTAPVIDGKRLMMEGLALTGAWVDEEKGLLSMIVLEMGTSSRLCQLLKEGEEVLVMGPTGTPTEITENETVLLAGGGLGNAVLFSIARALREKNNKVVYFAGYKNGADLFKREEIENATDEVVWATDFGNEIVPARPQDAHFRGNIVQAMIAYAEGRLGTQAVDLKDVNRIIAIGSDRMMNGVREARHTTLKPYLNENHTAIGSINSPMQCMMKEVCAQCLQRHVNPHTGEEFFVFSCFNQDQHLDFVDFKNLNDRLRANSIQEKLTNLWLDRMFMKDEFKAGA
- a CDS encoding class I SAM-dependent methyltransferase; the protein is MKTQKELAFLRDLYIEDAWTNRFTEHVDKHIKLNGAENLLYLNAGTGSHAFAIAERHGDKTDVFAACENEDLLSIARDKAAAINSNVDFSTIRFEDDAFDAVLADATFVRPAELADFIDDAVRVAKNGADVAFFLPAAGSYGEVFSVIWEVLFNEEMTEDNAAVERLVAAIPTISRVEEIAERSGLVNIKTETAVEIFEYENGAEFVASPLVEDFLMPIWLESMNEEDLARITTKIPQLIDSEEGDLTFRFTVKATLVTGEKS
- a CDS encoding twin-arginine translocase TatA/TatE family subunit codes for the protein MNFGTTEIILIVAVLFLLFGATRLPQLAKSLGATRKAFKEGMREAEEEEKAEAQKINANPPAPQINQLSDEALAEEMRRRGEVKQAS
- the pip gene encoding prolyl aminopeptidase; protein product: MASLYPEIEPFDTGMYIVSDIHTIYYERVGNPSGVPVVFLHGGPGGGLVPLYRQFFDPEFYQVILFDQRGSGRSTPHAELRENTTWDLIKDIESLREKFGVDKWCVFGGSWGSTLSLAYAETHPDRCLGLVLRGIFLTRKKEIEWFYQYGASEIFPDFWERYRDEIPESERGDFLSAYHKRLTSDDEKTRISAARAWSVWEGSTSKLYPDKDLMEHWEGEHEALSLARIECHYFTNNSFFPTDNYLIENVGKIRDIPTVIVQGRYDVVCPITSAWELHKAFPEAEFIVIPDSGHSISEKGISSALVDAMDRFKSRHQ